The Immundisolibacter cernigliae genome has a window encoding:
- a CDS encoding mechanosensitive ion channel domain-containing protein — MSGLPRAERPPAGWPVRPALRHMLLWLAVAASAVPGLAGAAGEAPADASTPDAALIEQRLAAAQADQSLAEADRAAVVAQLQAAQRHLREAAAQRAERDALILTVRSAPARITALRNQRATSPAPPSDSADIASLGSALAEAQGALEAVLGEQDALDRRVQALTQAPITLQPELAQARAELQALDTPETIPETGGGALSEAQALARATRRSALLAGIALREEQLRTVEIRRELAQAERDAAQRRVAALQDYVSALSARLSAARQALARQELADAEALVEGAADADPLIREAAAQQAALTRELARVLQADDTTSAAIAQTQTRQGEIESLFRATQAQLDLAELSGALAQALHDRRLRLPRPEEYRREAAARNRDIGEARLRQLRLGEQRRELGLPYQHAGELVQQRQPALDEAQRSALRQQLGSLLRAQADLMGRLDDAYARRIALLSELDRRQQQLLQVAQSYASLLDRRLLWTPDVDPLGPAWLRAWPLALRELLQPARWAELPAALVTVLATGPLAALGLLLPLVLFALRGRLQHRQQADAVRLIDIHRDSAWFTALALVYAALRVLPGPLLMYLLGRLLASDSPDASFADASAGALSGMAPAVFVLAFIREIARHGGLLEAHYQWQAQARQILRRQVARLRLVLVPAGLLVIFSERLGQAATRATVGRLAFVVFSAALAAFLWRTLHPQRGAPAAYLASRQSGWLWRWRRVWHPLAAVSPLLPAGLAMLGFYYAALQLQGRAMQTGWWLLGLLLVYYLVLRALAVAQRRLRLKQALGAGPATDGEPEPEDALDIEAVDEQARSLLGFVLSLAIAGVLLWVWADLLPALQSLDQIVLWRYRLGGEAGAASGVVTLLSLLLAAGIAAVTVFASRNLPGVLEIAVLQRLDMDAGARYAAITVTRYVIVTVGALVAINLLGVEWAKAQWLVAALGVGIGFGLQEIIANFISGLIILGERPFRVGDIVTVGGVSGNVARIRIRATTITDFDRKELIVPNKTFITEQFVNWTLSDQILRVVVKVGIAYGVDTAQAQQLLLGVVQANPRLMSDPAPQVLFTSFGDSALEFEVRAYVRTLQDSVPAQHELHMAINQALREAGIEIPFPQRDVHLRSVSAQAAQAIGGRADGDPGGA; from the coding sequence GTGAGCGGATTGCCGCGGGCTGAGCGGCCGCCGGCCGGCTGGCCGGTGCGGCCGGCATTGCGCCACATGCTGCTGTGGCTGGCGGTAGCCGCAAGCGCGGTTCCCGGCCTGGCCGGGGCCGCGGGCGAGGCGCCAGCGGACGCAAGCACGCCGGATGCCGCCCTGATCGAGCAACGCCTGGCCGCTGCCCAGGCCGACCAGTCCCTGGCCGAGGCCGATCGGGCTGCCGTAGTGGCCCAGCTGCAGGCGGCCCAGCGCCACCTGCGGGAGGCCGCCGCGCAGCGCGCCGAGCGCGACGCGCTGATCTTGACCGTGCGCTCGGCGCCCGCTCGCATCACCGCCCTGCGCAACCAGCGCGCCACATCTCCCGCGCCGCCATCGGACAGCGCCGACATCGCCAGCCTCGGCTCCGCTCTGGCCGAGGCGCAGGGGGCGCTCGAAGCCGTGCTCGGCGAACAGGACGCGCTCGACCGGCGCGTGCAGGCGCTCACGCAGGCGCCGATCACGCTGCAACCGGAGCTGGCACAGGCACGCGCCGAGCTGCAGGCACTGGACACCCCGGAGACGATTCCGGAAACCGGGGGCGGAGCGCTGTCCGAGGCGCAGGCACTGGCCCGGGCCACCCGGCGCAGCGCGCTGCTGGCCGGCATCGCCTTGCGCGAAGAACAACTGCGCACGGTGGAAATACGGCGCGAGCTGGCACAGGCCGAGCGTGATGCGGCCCAACGCCGGGTCGCGGCGCTTCAGGATTACGTCAGCGCCCTGTCGGCGCGCCTGAGCGCAGCGCGGCAGGCACTGGCGCGTCAGGAACTGGCCGACGCCGAGGCGCTGGTGGAAGGCGCCGCCGACGCCGATCCGCTGATCCGCGAAGCGGCCGCCCAGCAGGCGGCACTGACCCGCGAGCTGGCCAGGGTGCTGCAGGCCGACGACACAACCAGTGCCGCCATCGCGCAGACGCAGACCCGCCAGGGCGAGATCGAGTCCCTGTTTCGAGCGACCCAGGCGCAGCTCGATCTGGCCGAACTGAGCGGCGCCCTGGCGCAGGCACTGCACGATCGGCGCCTGCGCCTGCCGCGCCCGGAGGAATACCGGCGCGAGGCCGCCGCGCGCAACCGCGACATCGGCGAAGCGCGCCTGCGCCAGTTGCGTCTGGGCGAGCAGCGGCGCGAGCTGGGCCTGCCCTACCAGCACGCGGGCGAACTGGTGCAGCAGCGCCAACCGGCGCTCGACGAGGCACAGCGCAGCGCGCTTCGGCAGCAGCTGGGCAGCCTGCTGCGCGCACAGGCCGACCTGATGGGGCGGCTCGACGATGCCTATGCCCGCCGCATCGCCCTGCTCAGCGAGCTTGATCGGCGCCAGCAGCAGCTGCTGCAGGTGGCACAAAGCTACGCCAGCCTGCTCGATCGGCGGCTGCTGTGGACGCCGGACGTGGACCCGCTGGGACCGGCCTGGCTGCGGGCCTGGCCGCTGGCCCTGCGCGAGTTGCTGCAGCCGGCGCGCTGGGCCGAACTGCCGGCGGCGCTGGTCACCGTGCTTGCCACCGGGCCGCTGGCGGCGCTCGGGCTGCTGCTGCCGCTGGTCCTGTTCGCCTTGCGAGGTCGATTGCAGCACCGGCAACAGGCCGATGCCGTGCGCCTGATCGACATTCATCGCGACAGCGCCTGGTTCACGGCACTGGCGCTTGTTTACGCCGCCCTGCGCGTGCTGCCGGGACCGTTGCTGATGTATCTGCTCGGGCGCCTGCTGGCTTCGGACTCACCGGATGCCTCGTTCGCCGATGCCAGCGCAGGCGCGCTGTCGGGCATGGCGCCGGCGGTGTTCGTGCTCGCGTTCATCCGGGAAATTGCCCGCCACGGCGGGCTGCTGGAGGCGCACTACCAGTGGCAGGCCCAGGCACGACAGATTCTGCGCCGGCAGGTGGCGCGCCTGCGCCTGGTGCTGGTGCCGGCCGGCCTGCTGGTGATCTTTAGCGAGCGCCTCGGGCAGGCCGCCACGCGCGCCACCGTCGGGCGGCTGGCCTTCGTCGTGTTCTCGGCGGCGCTGGCGGCGTTCCTGTGGCGCACGCTGCATCCGCAGCGGGGCGCCCCGGCCGCGTACCTGGCGTCGCGGCAAAGCGGCTGGCTGTGGCGCTGGCGCCGGGTGTGGCATCCGCTGGCGGCGGTCAGCCCCTTGCTGCCGGCAGGGCTCGCCATGCTCGGTTTCTATTACGCAGCCCTGCAGCTGCAGGGGCGGGCGATGCAGACCGGCTGGTGGCTGCTCGGACTGCTGCTGGTCTATTACCTGGTGCTGCGCGCACTGGCGGTGGCGCAGCGGCGCCTGCGCCTGAAGCAGGCCCTGGGCGCAGGGCCGGCAACGGACGGCGAACCGGAACCCGAGGACGCGCTCGACATCGAGGCGGTGGACGAACAGGCGCGCAGCCTGCTGGGTTTTGTCCTGTCGCTGGCCATCGCGGGCGTGCTGCTGTGGGTGTGGGCGGACCTGCTGCCGGCCCTGCAGTCGCTCGACCAGATCGTGCTGTGGCGCTATCGGCTGGGCGGCGAAGCGGGCGCTGCCTCCGGCGTCGTCACGCTGCTGAGCCTGCTGCTGGCGGCCGGCATTGCGGCCGTGACGGTGTTCGCGTCGCGAAACCTGCCAGGGGTGCTGGAAATCGCCGTCCTGCAGCGCCTCGACATGGACGCCGGCGCCCGCTATGCCGCCATTACCGTAACGCGTTACGTCATCGTCACGGTCGGCGCGCTGGTGGCAATAAACCTGCTGGGCGTCGAATGGGCCAAGGCGCAGTGGCTGGTGGCGGCGCTGGGCGTGGGCATCGGCTTTGGCCTGCAGGAGATCATCGCCAACTTCATCTCGGGCCTGATCATCCTGGGCGAGCGGCCGTTTCGGGTCGGCGACATCGTCACCGTGGGCGGCGTCAGCGGCAACGTGGCGCGCATCCGCATCCGCGCCACCACCATCACCGATTTCGACCGCAAGGAGCTGATCGTCCCGAACAAGACCTTCATCACCGAGCAGTTCGTCAACTGGACCCTGTCCGACCAGATACTGCGCGTGGTGGTCAAGGTCGGCATTGCCTACGGTGTCGATACCGCGCAGGCGCAGCAGCTGTTGCTGGGCGTGGTACAGGCCAACCCGCGCCTGATGAGCGATCCGGCGCCGCAGGTACTGTTCACCAGCTTTGGCGACAGCGCTCTCGAATTCGAGGTGCGCGCCTATGTGCGCACGCTGCAGGATTCGGTGCCGGCCCAGCACGAGTTGCACATGGCCATCAACCAGGCGCTGCGCGAGGCCGGCATCGAAATCCCCTTCCCGCAGCGGGACGTGCACCTGCGCAGCGTGTCGGCGCAGGCCGCGCAGGCCATCGGCGGCCGTGCGGATGGCGATCCCGGTGGCGCCTGA
- the rsmD gene encoding 16S rRNA (guanine(966)-N(2))-methyltransferase RsmD — MSAPRNEVRIIGGQWRGRRLRFPPDTGIRPTPDRVRETLFNWLQGSIDGARCLDLFAGSGALGIEALSRGADSVLLVERDPRVAAYLQATLTQLSARGGEVRRVDAQSFLRTAGRRFDLVFLDPPFAEGALAPLLATLAGSGQLAPGALVYIEHAARDGLPALPAGLTPWRSKRAGEVGYHLLAWEGGA; from the coding sequence GTGAGCGCACCGCGCAACGAGGTGCGCATCATCGGCGGCCAGTGGCGCGGCCGGCGGCTGCGCTTTCCGCCCGACACCGGCATCCGCCCGACGCCGGACCGCGTGCGCGAGACGCTGTTCAACTGGCTGCAGGGCAGCATCGACGGTGCGCGCTGTCTGGATCTGTTCGCCGGCAGCGGGGCGCTGGGTATCGAGGCGCTGTCGCGCGGCGCCGACAGCGTGCTGCTGGTGGAGCGCGATCCGCGGGTCGCCGCCTACCTGCAGGCCACACTGACGCAGCTGAGTGCCCGCGGCGGCGAGGTGCGCAGGGTCGATGCGCAAAGCTTTCTGCGCACGGCCGGGCGGCGTTTCGATCTGGTGTTCCTGGACCCGCCGTTCGCCGAGGGCGCTCTGGCGCCGCTGCTGGCGACGCTGGCCGGCAGTGGCCAGCTGGCGCCCGGCGCGCTGGTCTACATCGAACATGCGGCCCGGGACGGACTGCCGGCCCTGCCGGCCGGGCTCACACCCTGGCGCAGCAAGCGCGCCGGGGAGGTCGGCTATCATCTTCTGGCGTGGGAGGGCGGCGCCTGA
- the coaD gene encoding pantetheine-phosphate adenylyltransferase, whose amino-acid sequence MATVVYPGSFDPITNGHADLIQRAARLFGQVIVGIARNISKHPLFSLDERIDLVRAAIGDLPNVRVMPIDGLLVDFVTSQNAQVILRGLRAVSDFEYEFQLATMNRHLRPQIETIFLTPAEQHSFISSSLVKEVARFGGDVSVFLHPTVAAALRERIAAG is encoded by the coding sequence ATGGCAACTGTGGTTTATCCCGGATCGTTCGATCCGATCACCAACGGCCACGCCGACCTCATCCAACGGGCGGCGCGGCTGTTCGGGCAGGTCATCGTCGGCATTGCCCGCAACATCAGCAAACATCCCCTGTTCAGCCTGGACGAGCGCATCGACCTGGTGCGGGCCGCCATCGGCGACCTGCCCAATGTGCGCGTGATGCCGATCGACGGCCTGCTGGTCGATTTCGTCACCAGCCAGAACGCACAGGTCATCCTGCGCGGCCTGCGGGCGGTGTCGGATTTCGAATACGAGTTCCAGCTGGCCACCATGAACCGCCACCTGCGCCCGCAGATCGAGACCATTTTCCTGACCCCGGCCGAGCAGCATTCGTTCATCTCGTCCAGCCTGGTCAAGGAAGTGGCGCGCTTCGGCGGCGACGTGTCGGTGTTTCTGCACCCGACCGTGGCCGCTGCCCTGCGTGAGCGGATTGCCGCGGGCTGA
- a CDS encoding M16 family metallopeptidase, producing the protein MTSVVEVGRAGQGRSAWPRQCERTRATALLTVAAAFLGSLLSLQAGAIPAIETWTTGNGARVLLVSTPDLPMVDVRVAFDAGAARDEATPGLARFTSGLLFDGAAGLDAQAIASGFEGLGAQYGAQAERDMAVVSLRSLSDRPLLDPAVDLLARILAGPEFPQDAVARGQRTLEVALAQEREQPAQIASRAFYQAAYRAHPYAGWPDGEPEALPLLTRDAAQAFHRRYYVARNAVVALVGDLDRAAAQALVERLLAGLPSGEPAPALTSVLPLAQAVNERIRHPAAQTHILLGAPVLARDDPDYFPLVVGNHVLGGAGLVSRVSNVIREQRGLAYSAYSYFMPMRQAGPFLMGLQTRGDQAGEATALLRQTLDEFIAEGPTAAELQAAQRNLSGGFPLRLDSNKEIVEYLAMLGFYGLPLDWLDRYVERVNAVTVAQVRDAFERRIDPERLVLIRVGGDAGPTGQ; encoded by the coding sequence ATGACATCGGTGGTTGAGGTGGGCCGCGCAGGCCAGGGCCGCAGCGCCTGGCCGCGCCAATGCGAGCGGACGCGCGCAACGGCCTTGCTCACAGTGGCGGCGGCGTTCCTCGGCAGCCTCCTGAGCCTGCAGGCCGGCGCCATTCCGGCCATCGAAACCTGGACCACCGGCAACGGCGCCCGGGTGCTGCTGGTCAGCACGCCCGACCTGCCGATGGTGGATGTGCGCGTGGCCTTCGATGCCGGCGCGGCGCGTGACGAGGCCACGCCTGGTCTCGCCCGCTTCACCAGCGGCCTGCTGTTCGACGGCGCCGCCGGCCTGGACGCGCAGGCCATCGCGAGCGGTTTCGAGGGGCTGGGCGCCCAGTACGGGGCGCAGGCCGAGCGCGACATGGCCGTCGTGTCACTGCGCTCGCTGAGCGATCGGCCGCTGCTGGACCCGGCAGTCGACCTGCTGGCGAGGATTCTGGCCGGCCCCGAGTTCCCGCAGGATGCCGTCGCCCGTGGCCAGCGCACGCTGGAAGTGGCCCTGGCGCAGGAGCGCGAGCAACCGGCGCAGATCGCCAGCCGGGCCTTCTACCAGGCCGCCTATCGCGCCCACCCCTACGCCGGCTGGCCGGACGGCGAACCGGAAGCCCTGCCGCTGCTCACGCGCGACGCCGCGCAGGCCTTCCACCGCCGCTACTACGTGGCGCGCAACGCGGTGGTGGCACTGGTCGGCGATCTTGACCGGGCAGCCGCACAGGCGCTGGTCGAGCGGCTGCTGGCCGGCCTGCCCTCCGGCGAGCCGGCGCCGGCCCTGACCTCGGTGCTGCCGCTGGCGCAGGCGGTCAACGAGCGCATCCGCCACCCGGCGGCCCAGACGCACATCCTGCTCGGCGCGCCGGTGCTCGCGCGGGACGATCCGGACTACTTCCCGCTGGTGGTCGGCAACCACGTGCTGGGCGGTGCGGGCCTGGTGTCGCGGGTCAGCAACGTCATCCGCGAGCAGCGTGGCCTGGCCTACAGCGCCTACAGCTACTTCATGCCGATGCGCCAGGCGGGTCCGTTCCTGATGGGCCTGCAGACGCGCGGCGATCAGGCCGGCGAGGCAACTGCCCTGCTGCGCCAGACGCTCGACGAATTCATCGCCGAGGGGCCGACCGCGGCCGAACTGCAGGCCGCGCAGCGCAATCTGTCGGGCGGCTTTCCGCTGCGCCTGGACAGCAACAAGGAAATCGTCGAATACCTGGCCATGCTCGGCTTCTACGGCCTGCCGCTGGACTGGCTGGACCGCTACGTCGAGCGCGTCAACGCGGTCACCGTGGCGCAGGTGCGAGACGCCTTCGAGCGGCGCATCGACCCCGAAAGGCTGGTGCTGATCCGCGTCGGCGGCGACGCCGGCCCGACCGGTCAGTGA